The DNA window TGTGTATGTAGTCGGTTCCTGTGCTTCGAATGCACCACCATTAATGCTTCTGTACCACACATAACCATACTCTTCGGTATTGTCTGCTGTATAGGATGCCGTCAGTTTCCCGTTATCATCAGTCAGGGTCACCGAGTTATTTGTCGTATCTGCTGCGTAAGTTGTTGGATCAGGAGTCTCTTCTGACGGATCCTGAACTGTTGAATCATCCTCCCTATCCTCTCCAGGATCTTCCTGTTCCGGTGTATTTTCTACATAGCATCCATAGATTGTAGATTGTCTTCCTTCCATCTGAATCTTGGAAGCAGTTCCGTCTTCATTCAATTCAATATCTGACAGATCATAGTCTTCATCAATATTTTCAATACTCTGACCAGCTTCCTGAAGTTGTTTTACCAGTGCTGCTCTCTGAACAATCTCTTCCAGTTCTTCTTTATCTCCGGTCACTGTCGGATCTGCCGGATCCTGATAGAAGACTGTTGCGTTCTCTACATCGTCAATCTGTGTTTTGTCACCTGCCATGGTGATCTTGATCGGCTGCAGAGAATCTGTTTCTGTACCGTCTACTTTGAATCTGATGTTGTATGCTACATACTGACCAAGTTCTTTTTCAGCCGGAATCTTTTCTTTCATCAGATTTTCCAGCTGAGCTTTTTCAGCATCTGTCAGTGTGTTGACTTCCATTGTGATCTGGGAACTTTCTCCTACCTGAAAAGCTCCCTCCGGAATTTCTGCACTTACTGTTGCAATTACATTTCCAAGCTCGTCTGTGAAGTCCTGCTTCAGATCCATCTTCTGATTATAAGTTACGGTTTCACCGTTTTCTTCTTCCTGCGGAGTCTGCGCTTCCCCAACTGCTGCATTCGTATTTTCAGAAGTTGTTGTTGTCCCTTCTGAAACAGTTGCAGGTTCTTGGGCTGCAGGTGTCTCTGCTGCAGGTGCTTCTGTTGTCGGCTGTTCTGCTGCAGGTGTTTCCGCTGTCGGCTGTTCTGCCGGAGCTGCGACGGTTGTTTCCGGTTCTGCGACCGGTTCTGCGGTGACTTGCTCCACCGGTGCGGTTTGCTCCTCGGCTACTGCCTGGCCTTCATCTGCTGCGTAGGCAGCCACGTCCATGTCATTGGCAACGGCTTCGTCCTGAGTCTGTACTTCCGCTTCCTGTGGGTATTCGGTCTGTCCGGTCTCGGATGCGAATATGAAGCTGCTGTTGCTCAACGCAACGACCATGCAAAGCACTAATGCCAGCAGTCTTTTCTTTCCTTTACTTTTCATGGCTTCCTCCTTCCTCTTCATCCAAAGCACTCTCTATCAGTTTTAATAATTCTAAAGCGCTGCGGAACTGCTGCTTTTCTTTTTTTTCCACCCAGGTCACCGAACCCTGCCAGGTGGCATTCTGTCTGTTGTAAATATTTAAGATAAAGGTCTCCGTCTTTTTCGTAGAATCGCTCACAGCTGTTCCACCTCCTTATATGATCCCGTTCTCTATAGTAGTATTATATAAAATGCACCGTTACGAAAAGCATTACACTCATTATTATCTTTTACTTTTTTTTATTTTTTCTTATTTTTGTAACGTTTCATCCAAACTATTATCGAAAATAGCGGATTTTTCCTCATTTCTTCTATCTATATATTATGTTTTTGGATTTATGACTGCTTTTTCTGAAAATTTATCTCCTTGGGACAATCAAAATTGATCCAGTGGATCAATTTTGATTATCGCTGCAATCGTCAAGATCTCGTGCAATCACGGACTTTGACTCGTTGCCCGCGTAAAAAAAAGAACTATCGCCTTCTCAAACGATAGTTCTCTTCTGTCTTTTATTTTCTTCCCAGTATCGCATCCATCTCTATGATCAGTTCCAGCACACTGCGAAATTCCATCTCCCGCTTTCCTTCTTTCCATGCCAGAATTCCCTGCCAGGTAGCGCTCTGGCGGTATTTTACATAGATATGAAACGTTGCACAGGTGCCGCTCTGCTCCATCAGCTGACGGTACTCCATACTTTTTTCCTGTTTTTCTCTGATTTTCTGTTTTTCCGATCGGAACTCACGAAGAACCACGGAGGACTCCGGAAAACGGATGTTGTCATAAAACTCTTCCATATATCGGATCAGCTGTACGATATTTTCAAAGGACTGTGGTTCCCGGGAATAACAGTGATATAGTCGACCGGATATCTCGCTGGCCCTACTCTCGTCCACGCACACGGTAATGAGGTTTGGCGCTGCCAGTATTTCTCCATTCCAATATTGACTCATGTTTCACACTCCTGTTCCTAGGTAGTTATTTCCAGTGAAATTCATTTTTCTGAAAACTTAATCTTGCATTAGGGTTTTCCACCTCTGCGATGGAAGAAACATAGTATTCCAGGTATCGGTTCCAGGATCCGTGTCTGTCGGTAAAACGACCGGCGATCCTGCGGAAAATCATATCACAGTTTTCCTGATTGACTCCCACCAGAAGAATCAGAAACTGTGACGGACTGTATTTGGAAAAGGAATCTCCGCGGCGAAGGCTTCCTTTTACCGCCCGGTGAAGTTCCATGGACATCACATCCAGTTTTTCCCGGTTTTCCATCGGATGCCCGTTGCCGTCTGTCAGCGAACATACCATTAAAAATGCGGACTGTCCGTTTCGTTCGATCAGTCTGCGCACCAGACGGTAATTGTCACGGAAACTCGGAAGGCTGCAGTAAAAAGCGCCATCCTCATACTCCGGTTCTTTCAGATCTTCTTTGATCTCCCCTGCCGCATGGTACGTTCTTCCCATCCGTTCGCTCATCTCCTGGAACTGGTTCATCATACGCTCCGAAGGTGTGATTCCCAACTCTTCAAAGAACATCCTGGATGTAGCGTCATACAGCTGATACGCTTCTTTATAACGGTTCATTCCCATCAGTGCATCAATCTTTACGGACTGCCACTCGTCAAACGGATAAATCTCCATCGCCGTATCCGTCAGTTCCAGAATCGTATCGTATTCCTGTTGTTCTTTCTTATATTCACACAGACTGCGGAGGGCTTTCGAATATTTTTCTTTGTAATGGACACTATTCATAATCACCCAGTCTTCGCCGGACTGCATCGGAAGAAGTTCTCCCTTATACAGCCGGCACGCCTGCTCCCACAGTTCCATCTTCTTCGCTTTCTCTTCCGCCTGTTCCCCTTCCCGGATCAGTTCCACGAAACGAACCACATCCAGATCTGTTTTCATCGGACTGCGCCAGTAAAAAACACCTTTTTCTTTTACGATATAATCGTACTCCGGCAGCCCTGCCTCGATCAGCATCTTGCGCAGACGGAACACGGTGACACGCAGGTTATTTCCCACATTTGCCAGTTCCTCTCTTCCAAACAGATCATCCAGCAGCTGTGCTCTGGAGATTCCACCGTTTCCCTGATTCTCTGTCAGGCTGGAATGCAACAGGATCTGCAGCAATTTTACTGCCTTGGTTGCCGAGTTTCTTTTGAACGTGATTGGCTGATCTCCATAGGTTATGGAGAACCTTCCCAACATATTCACTTTGAGTTCCGGTAACTGTTTGTCCATATGGTTCCCTCCCCTCATCTACTCTTCTTTTTTATCATAGAAAAGTAAATCGCCTCCGGTATGGTATCTCCCGGAAGCGACTTCTCGCTGATTTTATTTTAGTCAGTAATTTCTTCTTTGTCAACGCAAAGCATTACACTTTTTTACTTTCCATGATTTTCTGATTACCTTCGCCAGTTCTTCCTCACGGATCGGTTTTGCGATATAGGCATCCATTCCTGCTTTCCGGCAGGTTTCCCGGATGTCTGCTGTCGTCTGTGCAGTCATCGCAATGATCGGAATCGACGCCGCATCCTCCCGTTTCAGATCGCGGATATGCTGTGTGGCTTCCATTCCGTCCATCACGGGCATCATCACATCCATCAGGATCGCGTCGAAGCTGCCGGCAGGTTTCTGGGAAAACAGAGCTACTGCCTCCTGCCCGTTCCATGCTTTTTCCACTTTTGCCCCTGCTTCCTCCAGATAGAACTGTGCGATCTCCATATTGATCTCATTATCCTCTGCCAGCAGGATCCTGCGGTCACGGAGGAGCTCCGATATATCTTCTCCCACTGTGTTTGTTTCTGAAGCAGCTGTCTCATTGACGGTGAACGGCAGACGGAAGGTAAATGTAGTTCCCTCTCCACGGACACTCTCCACCTGAATGGTTCCGCCCATCTTCTCCACCAGCCCTTTGACGATCGACATTCCAAGTCCGGTTCCCTGATAGCGTGTTCTGGCTCCGTACTGTTCCTGGGTGAATGGCTCAAACAGCTGATTCTTTACAAAGTCCCTGCTCATGCCGATACCGGTATCTGTGATTCTGAATTCGTACCAGGCTGTTTTTCCGTCACAGGATAATTCTTCCGCGCAGGTATCCACGGATCCCTGCGGTTTGTTGTATTTGACCGCATTGCTGAACAGGTTCAGCATGATCTGGCGCAGCTGCAACGGGCTTCCTTTCAGTGCTGTATGCTGTATATTTTTCCGGTGTGCCCGGTGTGTGATCTGATTCTTTTCCAGAAGCGGATTCATCAGTACTGCCACTTCCCGCATCAGCACTTCCATGTCAAATGGTTCATTCTCCGCCCGGATCTGATTGGTTTCCAGTTTGTTCATATCCAGTACGTCGTTGACCAGCGCCAGCAGATGATCGGCAGATACCTGCATCTTATCCATACATTCTTCCAGCTTCTCCGGGTTATGTTTATTTTTCCGAAGGATCTCCAGCATCCCCATGATACCGTTGATCGGTGTACGGATATCATGGCTTATGCGGTTCATGAAGTCTGTCTTGGCTTTGCTTTCTGCGTCGGCCTCCTGCACCGCTTTTTGCAGCCGTTCTTTTTCCTGTTCTTCTTTTTTATGGAATTCCGAAGTATTCTTAAACAGGATAATTCCATGTACAGCACTGCGTTCTTTTCTGGTCTCCCGGTCATACAGCAGTTCCTGAGACATCAGGATCGTCTTCTGCAGCCAGATCATCCCGCCATCCTGTTTTTCTTCCCGGTACTCTACGGTGATCTGCTTATCGCCTTCCCGGAAGCGTTTCAGCAGTTTTTCTGAGGAATCCATGATCCGGTAGCTTTCCAGCGTATCGTCTGTCACCTTCTGACTCCGTTCTCTGCAGTAGGCATCGTAAGAGCATGGCATCTCCCGGTCGATCACTATGCTTTCCCGTTTCATATGGTAGAATGCATTTTCCAGGCAGTCATTTGTCAGATCTACTGTATACGCCGCTTCCGCTGTTTCCATTAATGCGTCTACATAATTGCTGTTTTCCAGAATAGACTGTTTCATCTGCTCGTAGTAGCGGATCAGTTCCTGTTTTTCATCCCTCTGGTTCTGTCTGCTGTCCCGGAAGTTCTCCTGCCCCAGTATAAAATGGTGTAGTCTTCCATCTTCTGTGGCATCCAGAAATCTCAGGATCACTCTTCCCCGGTGAACCACATTCTCTTTTTTGTAACGATAGGGAATCTCCAGCTGAGGGTTGTCCTTTGTCAGCTGCTGTTCCAGGGAGGTCAGCTGTAAGGTCTCCCAGAATTCTTTTCTCACCCGGTCGGTTGCCAGTTCTTCCACGATCTGTTCCACCGCCCCGGAATAATTACCGTCTTCCGCGAGGAAGTATCCGGTGCTTGACCGCAGGATCTCATACTGATCCATCAGGGCATCACAGTACAGACAGTCCGAAAAATGGTATTTTTCTTTTTGGATCCATTCCAGCAGTTCATAGGTTTTCTGCTGTTTTCGTGTCGCTTCCTCGATCTTTGCCCTGTTTTTGTCCACGTACATGTTTTTATCTGCCAGCCGGAACAGTTCCCGGAGGGTGGCACCGGCAAAGTCCAGAGAGATTGCGTACCCTGCCGCATAGCTGATCGGCATCTCCGGGTGTTTTGCAGAGTAGGTTTCCATCTGTCCGCGGATCTTTTTTAAGGTTTCCCGCATCTTCGAATGGTCAGTCTTTTGAAATATCGCGATGAATTCATCTCCCCCGTCCCTGCCGACAAAGTTTTCCGGATCTACCGCAAGGCGAAGCTGTTCGGCAAAGGAACGGATATATTCATCTCCTTTGTCATGTCCCAGATTGTTATTGATGATTCGCAGGTTGTTCAGATCAAACACACAGATGGCTGTACTCTCTTCTTCTCCGAGAGGTGTGGGATCGCTCAGGATCTCTTCGCATTTGTTTTTGTTCGGCAGCCCTGTGGATTCATCCAGATAGACTTTCTTTCGCAGGATCCTGTTTTGTGCCGCATAGCGGAGTGCCCGAAGCAGTTCCGCACCAATCAGAAGTACCAGGCCGACAATATCTGCAACTACAATCTTTTCAAGATGATCCAATGCGGTCGCTCTCTTCTGTGAATATCGTTCCGCAACGCCGGTTACCTCATCACACATTC is part of the Blautia faecicola genome and encodes:
- a CDS encoding ATP-binding protein, producing the protein MKKREKRIAYILRAGMTVLTIILIFLFFGIMSLVSDLQGTARVVNYAGLVRGETQRVIKLEVSENPDDEMIATVEAIINGLRYGSDELDLVRLEDTEFQEKMDELAADFTELKKEITKVRQKGYAQTEIISMSEKFFRMCDEVTGVAERYSQKRATALDHLEKIVVADIVGLVLLIGAELLRALRYAAQNRILRKKVYLDESTGLPNKNKCEEILSDPTPLGEEESTAICVFDLNNLRIINNNLGHDKGDEYIRSFAEQLRLAVDPENFVGRDGGDEFIAIFQKTDHSKMRETLKKIRGQMETYSAKHPEMPISYAAGYAISLDFAGATLRELFRLADKNMYVDKNRAKIEEATRKQQKTYELLEWIQKEKYHFSDCLYCDALMDQYEILRSSTGYFLAEDGNYSGAVEQIVEELATDRVRKEFWETLQLTSLEQQLTKDNPQLEIPYRYKKENVVHRGRVILRFLDATEDGRLHHFILGQENFRDSRQNQRDEKQELIRYYEQMKQSILENSNYVDALMETAEAAYTVDLTNDCLENAFYHMKRESIVIDREMPCSYDAYCRERSQKVTDDTLESYRIMDSSEKLLKRFREGDKQITVEYREEKQDGGMIWLQKTILMSQELLYDRETRKERSAVHGIILFKNTSEFHKKEEQEKERLQKAVQEADAESKAKTDFMNRISHDIRTPINGIMGMLEILRKNKHNPEKLEECMDKMQVSADHLLALVNDVLDMNKLETNQIRAENEPFDMEVLMREVAVLMNPLLEKNQITHRAHRKNIQHTALKGSPLQLRQIMLNLFSNAVKYNKPQGSVDTCAEELSCDGKTAWYEFRITDTGIGMSRDFVKNQLFEPFTQEQYGARTRYQGTGLGMSIVKGLVEKMGGTIQVESVRGEGTTFTFRLPFTVNETAASETNTVGEDISELLRDRRILLAEDNEINMEIAQFYLEEAGAKVEKAWNGQEAVALFSQKPAGSFDAILMDVMMPVMDGMEATQHIRDLKREDAASIPIIAMTAQTTADIRETCRKAGMDAYIAKPIREEELAKVIRKSWKVKKCNALR
- a CDS encoding AfsR/SARP family transcriptional regulator, with the translated sequence MDKQLPELKVNMLGRFSITYGDQPITFKRNSATKAVKLLQILLHSSLTENQGNGGISRAQLLDDLFGREELANVGNNLRVTVFRLRKMLIEAGLPEYDYIVKEKGVFYWRSPMKTDLDVVRFVELIREGEQAEEKAKKMELWEQACRLYKGELLPMQSGEDWVIMNSVHYKEKYSKALRSLCEYKKEQQEYDTILELTDTAMEIYPFDEWQSVKIDALMGMNRYKEAYQLYDATSRMFFEELGITPSERMMNQFQEMSERMGRTYHAAGEIKEDLKEPEYEDGAFYCSLPSFRDNYRLVRRLIERNGQSAFLMVCSLTDGNGHPMENREKLDVMSMELHRAVKGSLRRGDSFSKYSPSQFLILLVGVNQENCDMIFRRIAGRFTDRHGSWNRYLEYYVSSIAEVENPNARLSFQKNEFHWK